Proteins from a genomic interval of Clostridium scatologenes:
- a CDS encoding GerMN domain-containing protein gives MKKTLSIFICSMTIFSVVSLTGCKNKDSISSGDKEKQIALSKEKENALDLNIYFGSSNNSTDSTDLSKEQRVIKKDELLGETIINEIIKGPSVKNNLNSVLPKDTKLLSFSIKDNTAYVNFSKEANISMNAYKEETCLKSIIFSLTELPSIQKVKIFIDNKDTNVWGNNFNLTSPLGKDTISNAKKK, from the coding sequence ATGAAAAAAACTCTTTCGATATTCATATGTTCCATGACTATATTTTCTGTGGTAAGCTTAACAGGATGTAAAAACAAGGACTCTATAAGTTCTGGTGATAAAGAAAAACAGATTGCTTTATCAAAGGAAAAGGAAAATGCTTTGGATTTAAATATATATTTTGGTTCTTCTAATAATTCTACTGATTCTACTGATTTATCTAAAGAACAACGAGTTATAAAGAAAGATGAATTATTAGGTGAAACCATTATTAATGAAATTATAAAAGGCCCTAGTGTAAAAAATAATTTAAATTCAGTTTTACCTAAAGATACAAAGCTTTTGAGTTTTTCCATTAAAGACAATACTGCTTATGTAAACTTTAGTAAAGAGGCAAATATTTCTATGAATGCATATAAAGAAGAAACTTGTTTAAAAAGCATCATTTTTTCTTTAACTGAATTGCCTTCAATACAAAAAGTTAAAATTTTTATAGACAACAAGGATACTAATGTATGGGGAAATAATTTTAACTTAACATCCCCACTTGGAAAAGATACTATATCAAATGCTAAGAAAAAGTAA
- a CDS encoding MBL fold metallo-hydrolase — translation MIFCPLYSGSSGNSIFISSNNTKVLVDAGLPGKSIEKALEHIGENPADIDGIFVTHEHIDHTKGVGVLSRKYDIPIYTNAPTWDSMSKTIGKIKEKNIKILQSNCISIKDMDITSYKISHDAAAPSGYSLSCKNKKACIATDLGFFSTEIRKTLEDADVALLESNHDVEMLKFGPYPYNLKKRILSNIGHLSNDDCGKAIVNIVNSKFKKIILGHLSKTNNYPELAYQTVLNILNEAKIDLNKDLNISVAKRDMPSNYIEF, via the coding sequence ATGATTTTCTGTCCTCTATATAGTGGCAGTAGTGGAAATAGTATATTTATATCTTCTAATAACACTAAAGTTTTAGTAGATGCAGGACTTCCAGGAAAAAGTATAGAAAAGGCACTTGAGCATATTGGAGAAAATCCTGCTGACATTGATGGCATATTTGTTACTCATGAACATATAGATCATACAAAAGGGGTAGGTGTATTATCTAGAAAATATGATATACCTATATATACCAATGCTCCTACATGGGATTCCATGTCAAAAACTATTGGTAAAATAAAAGAGAAAAATATTAAAATATTGCAAAGCAATTGCATAAGCATTAAAGATATGGATATAACTAGTTACAAAATCTCTCATGATGCAGCAGCTCCTTCTGGATATTCTCTGAGTTGTAAAAATAAAAAAGCTTGTATAGCAACTGATTTAGGATTTTTTTCTACAGAAATTCGTAAAACTCTAGAAGATGCAGATGTAGCTCTATTAGAAAGCAATCATGATGTAGAAATGCTAAAATTTGGTCCTTATCCTTATAATTTGAAAAAGCGAATTTTAAGTAATATAGGTCATTTATCCAATGATGATTGTGGTAAAGCTATTGTTAATATAGTAAATAGTAAATTTAAGAAAATTATTTTGGGACACTTAAGTAAAACAAATAATTACCCTGAACTTGCATATCAAACAGTATTAAACATACTAAATGAAGCTAAAATTGACTTAAATAAAGATTTAAATATTTCTGTAGCTAAAAGAGATATGCCTAGTAATTATATAGAATTTTGA
- the rlmH gene encoding 23S rRNA (pseudouridine(1915)-N(3))-methyltransferase RlmH, producing the protein MNISIICVGKLKEKYLKEAINEYSKRLSRYCKLDIIEVPDEKTPDNASEKEELQIKDKEGLSILKHIKNNMFVTALDLKGSMLSSEQLASFIKDAGINGNSNLAFIIGGSLGLSSQVLSRANFKLCFSKMTFPHQLMRVILLEQVYRGYRIISGEPYHK; encoded by the coding sequence ATGAATATATCCATAATATGTGTTGGCAAACTTAAAGAAAAGTACTTAAAAGAGGCTATAAACGAATACTCTAAGCGTTTGAGCAGATATTGTAAATTAGATATAATAGAAGTTCCTGACGAAAAGACACCTGATAATGCTTCTGAAAAAGAAGAACTTCAAATAAAAGACAAAGAGGGCTTAAGCATTTTAAAACATATAAAAAATAATATGTTTGTTACTGCTTTAGACCTAAAAGGGTCTATGCTTTCCTCTGAGCAATTAGCATCTTTTATAAAAGATGCTGGTATTAATGGAAACAGTAACTTAGCTTTCATAATTGGTGGTTCGCTTGGTCTTTCAAGTCAAGTACTATCACGAGCTAATTTTAAGCTTTGTTTTTCTAAAATGACATTTCCACACCAACTCATGAGGGTAATTTTATTAGAACAAGTATATAGGGGATATAGAATCATTAGTGGTGAACCGTATCATAAATAA
- a CDS encoding DUF3139 domain-containing protein has protein sequence MFDKLNKKWITKHKIVTVLIGLCFTQMAVIGYKKYQVYNNVRAYLINTKGYKAQNIKKIKVTHTYLGIILGPSSYPISVVFTDEPNALYQYAGYDKIYQLGVAGKPNEGKDFKYFEKPNVSK, from the coding sequence ATGTTTGATAAGCTCAACAAAAAATGGATCACCAAGCACAAAATTGTAACAGTATTAATTGGGTTATGTTTCACCCAAATGGCAGTAATCGGTTATAAAAAATATCAAGTATATAACAATGTGCGAGCTTACTTGATAAACACAAAAGGGTATAAGGCTCAGAATATTAAGAAGATTAAAGTAACGCATACTTATCTAGGTATAATTTTAGGGCCTTCTAGCTATCCTATAAGTGTAGTCTTTACTGATGAGCCAAATGCTTTATATCAGTATGCTGGTTATGATAAAATATACCAATTAGGGGTGGCTGGAAAGCCAAATGAAGGTAAGGATTTTAAATACTTTGAAAAACCTAATGTGTCTAAATAA
- a CDS encoding ParM/StbA family protein has protein sequence MAEYIMALDAGKYAVKAIGRNSKGLTSDIKKVNIRTKIYELKNGYIDAEGKSYKVVFNGEELIVGEQGETKSYETSKTLFIHKVCTYTAITQFLEPDTKDNKISMVLACPISVLKVEKAKQEYKDFIKSSGIIEINVDDKDYSFEISNVMIKAEGSGIVYLSPHLFKNKKIGVVDFGGLNFTFSLYTDGICMSPSSDRFVEEFGAIKLINYVADDLTGYKRGNIVKFEVAERALNVGYLSNFGQIDKGSQEVIEESKNRFFDEACDQISRHGFRIEELDGLVFIGGTTQKLVEAITKKIPNSFITADPQWSTVEGLYKVAYKKYIT, from the coding sequence ATGGCTGAATATATAATGGCATTAGATGCTGGAAAATATGCTGTTAAGGCTATTGGCAGAAATTCTAAGGGGTTAACTTCTGATATAAAGAAGGTGAACATTAGAACTAAGATATACGAGCTAAAAAATGGATATATAGATGCAGAGGGAAAATCATATAAGGTAGTGTTTAATGGTGAAGAGTTGATTGTAGGTGAACAAGGTGAAACAAAAAGTTATGAAACATCAAAAACGTTGTTCATACATAAGGTATGTACTTATACAGCAATTACTCAATTTTTAGAACCTGATACTAAGGATAATAAAATAAGTATGGTTCTTGCATGTCCCATAAGTGTGCTAAAGGTTGAAAAGGCTAAACAAGAATATAAAGATTTCATAAAGAGCAGCGGAATTATAGAAATAAATGTAGATGATAAGGATTATAGTTTTGAAATTTCAAATGTAATGATAAAGGCTGAAGGATCTGGAATAGTTTATTTATCTCCTCATTTATTTAAAAATAAAAAAATAGGAGTAGTTGATTTTGGAGGATTAAATTTTACATTTTCTCTTTATACTGATGGTATTTGTATGTCGCCTTCATCTGATCGCTTTGTAGAGGAGTTTGGTGCAATAAAACTAATCAATTATGTAGCCGATGATTTAACAGGTTATAAGAGAGGTAATATAGTTAAATTCGAGGTGGCAGAAAGAGCACTTAATGTTGGATATTTATCTAACTTTGGACAGATAGATAAGGGAAGCCAAGAAGTTATTGAAGAGAGTAAAAATCGTTTTTTTGATGAAGCTTGTGATCAGATTAGCAGGCATGGGTTTCGTATTGAAGAGTTAGATGGTTTAGTATTTATAGGTGGTACTACCCAAAAGTTAGTTGAAGCCATAACAAAGAAAATTCCTAATTCATTCATAACAGCTGATCCACAATGGTCAACCGTAGAAGGTTTATATAAAGTGGCATATAAGAAATATATTACCTAG
- a CDS encoding SEC-C metal-binding domain-containing protein, with product MSLYKSWTDMVVDFVKTRGEAAFWKEYGSIEKNIYTKVLAEHNHIINGSIKSLADKFETSTIFFMGFLDGINDSLVESFDLDTLEEDSNIDVKIDFEKLYFNMLDAKADYLYTLPQWESIFSKEKRKEIHKDWANSKTVVNKNKVGRNDPCPCGSGKKYKHCCGKNA from the coding sequence ATGAGTTTGTATAAAAGTTGGACAGATATGGTTGTAGATTTTGTTAAAACTAGAGGAGAAGCTGCATTCTGGAAAGAATACGGTTCTATTGAAAAAAATATTTACACAAAAGTTTTAGCAGAGCATAACCATATTATAAACGGAAGCATTAAAAGCTTAGCTGATAAATTTGAAACTTCAACAATATTCTTTATGGGTTTTCTAGATGGAATTAATGACAGCCTTGTTGAGTCTTTCGATCTTGATACCCTAGAAGAGGATTCTAACATTGACGTAAAAATAGATTTTGAAAAATTATATTTTAATATGTTAGATGCTAAAGCTGATTATCTTTACACTCTTCCTCAATGGGAATCCATATTCTCTAAAGAAAAGAGAAAAGAAATACATAAAGATTGGGCTAACTCTAAAACTGTAGTAAATAAAAACAAAGTAGGAAGAAATGATCCATGTCCATGTGGAAGTGGAAAGAAATATAAACACTGCTGCGGAAAAAATGCTTAG